The genomic segment ACAGGACCCTCGATCACCTGCGACAGGAGTTCGGGACGGAGGGTCCCGCCCCCTCCAACGTGCGTCAAACGCGAGTGATGCTCATCCCCGAGATCGGCAAAGATGATCCGGGGACGCAGAGATGGAAGTACATGCAGCATCGCGATCCGGTTTGAGGGAGGAACGGAGATGGAGGAGACGAACCGCCGGCCGATCATCTACACGCCTTCCGACCTGCCCAAGTGGCAAAATTTCTTCCTGATCGGATTGGTCCTCTGGATCGCGTCGGTCGTGGTCACAGGAACGACGGGCAACGTGAACATGATTCCGACGGTCGTCCTGCTGGGAAGCTTTCTTGTTCCGGTCACCGCCGTCATCTGGTATTTGGATCACTACGAGAGCCCCGAGCTCACGCTGCGATTGGTCTTTTACACGTTCATCGTCGGCGGCGTCCTCGGCACGCTCGCGGCCTCCGTGCTGGAGTCGTGGCTGCGCAGCGAGAGCCTCCTCGTCTATGTCGGTGTTGGGCTGATCGAAGAATTCGCCAAACTGATGGCGTTGCTTTTTGTGGCCCGTCGCCTGCCACGCTACACCATTCGAGACGGCATCGTGCTCGGCGCAACCGTCGGGTTTGGCTTTGGCGCCCTCGAGAGCAGCGGGTATGCGTTGACCTCGCTCTTCTCTATCGGCGGACACGAAGTCTCGTTGTCGTTGGGCAACCTGGTGTTCACAGAACTCATCCGCGGCGTGTTGGCGCCGGTCGGACATGGGTTGTGGACGGCGATCCTCGGGGGCGTGCTCTTCGGAGCCAGCCGAGCAGGGCGTGTCCGCGTGACGCGCAAGGTGTTCGGCACCTACCTGCTCGTGGCGCTGCTCCATACCCTGTGGGACGCGATGCGGGGTATCGCGTTCGCGCTGACCGCGCTGTTTACGACCACGCCCGCCCAGCGGATCGCGATCATAGAGGGTGTGCTGCTGCCCCCCACCATCAAGCAGGTCAAGGTATTTCTCGCCTTCGAGGTCGGCGGGCTCGTCGTGATCTCGCTCTACGGACTCTTCATGCTGTGGCGTCTCTGGCATGCACCGGACCGCACGCCACATCAATGAAGGCGCATACCCGCGGAGAGGTGAGTTTAGCGGCGCACCACGGTGATGTAGGTCACGATGTCCCACGCGTTGCGAATGCCAACGAAAATCAGCAATACGACGCCGCCCGCGAGGATGAACAGTGCCAGCACCGGAGCAGCGGCAAGGGCTATCGCACCTGCCGAGATCGCCCCATACGCCACAAAGGGCAGGATCGTGTACCATATCCAGTCCTCGAAATCCGCCGTATAGAAGGAGAGTCGCCTCGTCCGATGCATCACGCGCAGAATGTACACGAGGCCGAGGAGACCGATGAGGGCGACCGCCACGCCGGCGTGAACCAGCGAGCGCCACGGCGCGATGAGCACGGCCGAGATGAGCAATGCCGCGGCAAAGTGCATGACCGTCGGCGTACTAAACGTCGCGATCCCTGCATGGGTATCTTCCGCCCGTTCCGTCCGCGTCACCAGGGTGATCACGACGAACATCAACCCGGTCAACGCCGCAGCCGACGAGCCGGTCATGACGTAGAAGCTCGACCAGGCAGTGAGGATCGACGATGCGGTGTCGGCCATTGTTACGCTTTGCGAGCCTTGACGCCGAGCGCCATCGCAGCCTCCGCGGCAGCGCGCTCGCCGGTTTCGAGCGCTCCATTCACCGTGCCGCCTTGGCCGTCGGTCGACGTGGCTTCGCCTGCGAAGAAGAGCGTGTCGTCAACCGGCGCCGCAAGCGCCGCGCGCGCATTCCCGCCCCCGACAGTGACATAACTGTACGCGCCGCGTGCGAACGGGTCGCGGCTCCAATCGTGTGTGAGGCCGCCTTCAAGCTCCTTACGCACGAGCTCCGGTTGGTTGAACAATGCCCCGAAACCGCCGAGCGCGCGCTCGATGAGGGTCGCTTCTGCGACGCCGCTGAGCGCGATCGCCCTTGGGCCGCCAACCCATGCGATGACAAGCGTGCTGCGTACCGGCAACTC from the bacterium genome contains:
- a CDS encoding PrsW family glutamic-type intramembrane protease, with product MEETNRRPIIYTPSDLPKWQNFFLIGLVLWIASVVVTGTTGNVNMIPTVVLLGSFLVPVTAVIWYLDHYESPELTLRLVFYTFIVGGVLGTLAASVLESWLRSESLLVYVGVGLIEEFAKLMALLFVARRLPRYTIRDGIVLGATVGFGFGALESSGYALTSLFSIGGHEVSLSLGNLVFTELIRGVLAPVGHGLWTAILGGVLFGASRAGRVRVTRKVFGTYLLVALLHTLWDAMRGIAFALTALFTTTPAQRIAIIEGVLLPPTIKQVKVFLAFEVGGLVVISLYGLFMLWRLWHAPDRTPHQ